A window from Mycobacteriales bacterium encodes these proteins:
- a CDS encoding LppA family lipoprotein, whose amino-acid sequence MSPLVVDSGFGAAETVVDQPGQHEIVLQGERGSRLRFGTLSNASLALETGCHLPAAVAASPSPG is encoded by the coding sequence GTGTCTCCCCTGGTGGTCGACTCCGGCTTCGGCGCCGCCGAGACCGTGGTGGACCAGCCCGGTCAGCACGAGATCGTCCTGCAGGGCGAGCGTGGCTCGCGGCTGCGCTTCGGCACCCTCAGCAACGCCTCGCTGGCCCTGGAGACGGGCTGCCACCTGCCGGCGGCCGTCGCCGCCAGCCCGTCCCCGGGCTGA